In the genome of Streptomyces sp. Tu 3180, the window AACCCGCCACGGCCCCGGGCATGACGGTGGAGAACGCCAAGTGCCTCAGGTACGCGGTGAACGGCGAGATGCTCGCCCGGCAGGGCGCGATGGTCGCCTACCGCGGTGATCTGCAGTTCGAGCGCAAGGGCCAGGGCGTGGGCGGCATGCTCAAGCGCGCGGTGACCGGCGAGGGCCTGCCGCTCATGACGGTGCGCGGACAGGGCGAGGCCTGGTTCGCGCACGAGGCGCAGAACTGCTTCATCGTCGAGGTCGACCCCGGCGACGAGTTCACCGTCAACGGACGCAACGTCCTGTGCTTCGACTCCACGTTGTCGTACCGCATCGCGACCGTGAAGGGCGCCGGCATCACCGGCGGCGGCCTGTTCAACAGCGTCTTCACCGGGCACGGCCGGCTGGGGCTGGTCTGCGAGGGCGATCCGCTGGTCATCCCGGTCTCGCCGCAGTGTCCGGTGTACGTGGACACGGACGCGATCGTCGGCTGGACCGCGGGCCTGGCGACCTCGCTGCACCGTTCGCAGTCGCTCGGCTCGATGCTGCGCGGCGGGTCGGGCGAGGCGGTGCAGCTGGTGCTGCGGGGCGAGGGCCATGTCGTGGTGCGCCCCAGCGAGGCGACGCCGCAGAAGGCGCAGCAGCACTGACCGCCGGTGTGATCTGCGCCTCGGAGGCAACCCGTCCGGTTCCGCCGACGTCTTGACCGGCAACAGGCGACGCCCCGGCCCCTGGGCCGGGGCTCTTTTCCGGCCCTCTCTGCACGGTGTGTATACACACCATGTATACGCGTGTTGTATACACGTGATGTACAGCGGCGGGCGTCCGGACGGACCGAAAGGCTTCGATGTACGGCAAGGCATTCGCCCCGGAATACCAGGGCGCCCTCACCACCCTGTCGGTGAACTCCTCCCTGACCGATGTGCTGGCCGCCGGTACCGAGCAGCTGAGAGCGGCCGAGCGCGAGGGCAGGCACGGCGAGGCGGCGCGCTCCGGACTCGCGGTGGCCGAGGCGCACCGCCGGCTGGGACGGGTCGAGGAGGCCGACCGGGCGTGGAAGGCGAGTTACCGCGCGGCCCGTGCGGCCGGGGACGTGGCGGCGATGGCCTGGGCACTGTGGAGCGGCGGCACCCTCGCCCGGCAGCGCGGCGCGTTCCCGCTGGCCCGCCGTCTGCTCGGCCTCGCGGCCGGACTCGGCGAGCAGGGCGGGGACGTCGTCGTACGGGGCTACTCCCTCGCCGGGCTGGCGGAGACCGGCCGGATCCAGGGCGACTACGAGGCGGTCGGCCGGCTGCACGAGCAGCTCCTGGCCGAGGCCAGGCGGCGCGGTGAGGCCCGGCACACCGTCTGGGCGCTGGAGGGCATCGCGCAGATGCACCGCAACACCGGCGCGTACGACACCGCGTACGCCCTGTTCGAGGAGGCCGCGGACATCGCCGCCCGGGCCGAGGACCGGCGCGGTCACGCCTGGGCGCTGCGCGGACTGGCCGACGTGGTGTCCGTGCGGGACGGCGACACCGGGCGCGCGCTCGCTCTGCTCTCCGAGGCGGAGGCGACGTGCCGCGCCATGAGGCTGTCCGGCGCGCTGGCCTACAACCACAAGATGCGCGGCAACGTCCTGTACCGCGCCGGGCGTCACGCCGAGGCGCGCACGTGGTACGAGCGGGCGCTCGAGGAGTTCCGCGCCATGGGCGAACCGCGCGGGGAGGCGCTCTCCCGGCTGGGCCTGGCCA includes:
- a CDS encoding AIM24 family protein: MKGDLFSSRHMVQPATAPGMTVENAKCLRYAVNGEMLARQGAMVAYRGDLQFERKGQGVGGMLKRAVTGEGLPLMTVRGQGEAWFAHEAQNCFIVEVDPGDEFTVNGRNVLCFDSTLSYRIATVKGAGITGGGLFNSVFTGHGRLGLVCEGDPLVIPVSPQCPVYVDTDAIVGWTAGLATSLHRSQSLGSMLRGGSGEAVQLVLRGEGHVVVRPSEATPQKAQQH
- a CDS encoding tetratricopeptide repeat protein, coding for MYGKAFAPEYQGALTTLSVNSSLTDVLAAGTEQLRAAEREGRHGEAARSGLAVAEAHRRLGRVEEADRAWKASYRAARAAGDVAAMAWALWSGGTLARQRGAFPLARRLLGLAAGLGEQGGDVVVRGYSLAGLAETGRIQGDYEAVGRLHEQLLAEARRRGEARHTVWALEGIAQMHRNTGAYDTAYALFEEAADIAARAEDRRGHAWALRGLADVVSVRDGDTGRALALLSEAEATCRAMRLSGALAYNHKMRGNVLYRAGRHAEARTWYERALEEFRAMGEPRGEALSRLGLAKSLARLGRDRRETAAELADLARTLEGIGLRHARDMVARAQEELGVGAGTAAGAAR